The following proteins are encoded in a genomic region of Nerophis lumbriciformis linkage group LG23, RoL_Nlum_v2.1, whole genome shotgun sequence:
- the tsr2 gene encoding pre-rRNA-processing protein TSR2 homolog, with protein MAWIVSVWSTSAHRHRLRMCVPSNMAAPGDSRAVFTDGVRAVLHTWPVLQIAVDNGFGGVYGQQKADWMADVVQQYFHDNTDLDQCEVEDYIATLMDQEFHTVVDDGSLPQVCVGLMQMFSQWQQGALEQLTHSIQSLTQNKTLRAKVTVVPTPPESESDEETQAMECETTSVNITNHPPPPPPPQDEDGWTLVQKRK; from the exons aTG GCGTGGATTGTTTCCGTCTGGTCCACATCCGCGCATCGACATCGACTGCGCATGTGTGTCCCATCCAACATGGCGGCGCCCGGGGATTCGCGTGCGGTTTTCACCGACGGAGTGCGAGCGGTGCTGCACACCTGGCCCGTTCTTCAG ATCGCGGTGGACAACGGCTTCGGAGGAGTCTACGGGCAGCAGAAAGCCGACTGGATGGCGGACGTGGTCCAGCAGTACTTCCATGACAACA CCGACCTGGATCAGTGTGAAGTGGAAGACTATATCGCCACCCTCATGGACCAGGAGTTCCACACGGTGGTGGATGATGGCAGCTTACCACAG GTGTGCGTTGGTCTGATGCAGATGTTCAGCCAGTGgcagcagggggcgctggagcagcTCACACACTCCATCCAATCACTGACGCAGAACAAGACTCTCAGGGCAAAAGTCACGGTCGTGCCCACACCGCCGGAGTCAGAGAGTGATGAAGAGACACAG gcgaTGGAGTGTGAGACGACTTCAGTCAACATAACaaatcatcctcctcctcctcctcctcctcaagaCGAAGATGGATGGACGCTGGTTCAAAAGAGAAAGTGA